Proteins co-encoded in one Arachis hypogaea cultivar Tifrunner chromosome 11, arahy.Tifrunner.gnm2.J5K5, whole genome shotgun sequence genomic window:
- the LOC112720650 gene encoding pentatricopeptide repeat-containing protein At5g48730, chloroplastic isoform X1: protein MLMASVTGIFSPFPPPTISCQLVSKPALALTQNKPDPKSNYSSSSSRKALSSSIKAATEGMDERTRRIAKEVERQKAQEARERKEIMNRKIASQKAVSVILRREATKAIIDSRRRKGPTNPKKLLPRTVLEALHERVTALRWESALKIFELLREQLWYRPNSGIYIKLIVMLGKCKKPEKARELFQSMIDEGCVLDCESYTALLSAYSRSGLLDKAFSLLEEMKSTPNCRPDVQTYSILIKSCLQVFAFDKVHCLLSDMAIHSIKPNTVTYNTLIDAYGKAKRFSEMESTLMEMLADRDCQPDVWTMNSTLRTFGNIGQIETMERCYDKFQGAGIQPNVQTFNILLDSYGKAEDYKKMSAVMEYMQKYHYSWTIVTFNIAIDAFGKAGDLKQMEYLFRIMRSERIKPSCVTLCSLVQAYARAGKLEKIDGVLRFVENSDVLLDTIFFNCLVDAYGRLECFAEMRSVLEMMEKRGCKPDIITYRTMIKAYSFKGMHSHVKELRELITMVQRPPLKRKKPDF, encoded by the exons ATGTTAATGGCTTCGGTCACTGGCATCTTTTCTCCTTTCCCTCCACCCACCATTAGCTGTCAGCTCGTTTCGAAACCAGCACTAGCCCTAACCCAGAACAAACCAGACCCAAAATCCAattattcatcttcttcctctaggAAAGCACTGAGCAGTAGCATAAAGGCAGCAACGGAGGGGATGGACGAACGGACGCGAAGGATTGCAAAGGAAGTGGAGAGGCAGAAGGCTCAGGAAGCAAGGGAAAGGAAGGAGATCATGAATAGGAAGATAGCATCGCAGAAAGCTGTGTCGGTTATTCTTCGCAGAGAGGCCACCAAGGCAATAATTGACAGTAGGAGGAGGAAGGGTCCCACCAACCCCAAGAAGCTTCTCCCAAGAACCGTTCTTGAAGCCCTCCATGAAAGGGTCACTGCTCTACGTTGGGAATCTGCTCTCAAG ATTTTTGAACTGCTGCGTGAACAACTCTGGTACAGACCTAACTCTGGTATATACATCAAATTAATAGTCATGCTTGGAAAATGCAAGAAACCCGAGAAAGCTCGTGAACTCTTTCAATCTATGATTGATGAGGGTTGTGTTTTGGACTGTGAGTCATACACTGCTTTGTTATCTGCCTATAGCAGGAGTGGTCTCTTGGACAAAGCTTTCTCTCTCCTTGAAGAAATGAAGAGTACACCTAATTGTCGGCCAGATGTCCAGACTTATTCAATCCTGATAAAATCTTGCTTGCAGGTTTTTGCGTTTGACAAAGTTCACTGTCTCTTATCTGACATGGCCATTCACAGCATCAAACCTAACACAGTTACTTACAATACCCTAATCGATGCTTATGGGAAGGCAAAAAG GTTTTCAGAAATGGAATCAACACTCATGGAAATGCTTGCAGACCGAGATTGCCAACCAGATGTATGGACTATGAATTCAACGCTTCGTACCTTCGGCAACATAGGGCAAATAGAAACAATGGAGAGGTGTTATGATAAGTTTCAAGGAGCTGGAATCCAACCAAATGTTCAGACTTTTAACATTCTCTTGGATTCCTACGGCAAGGCTGAGGACTACAAGAAGATGAGTGCTGTGATGGAATACATGCAAAAGTACCATTACTCTTGGACAATTGTGACCTTCAACATTGCGATCGATGCTTTTGGAAAGGCCGGGGATCTCAAACAGATGGAGTATTTGTTTAGGATAATGCGGTCAGAGAGGATAAAACCAAGTTGTGTCACACTGTGCTCACTTGTGCAGGCTTATGCGCGAGCAGGTAAACTAGAAAAGATCGACGGCGTCCTCCGTTTTGTCGAGAACTCAGATGTTTTACTTGACACCATTTTCTTCAATTGCTTGGTGGATGCTTATGGTAGGTTGGAGTGTTTCGCTGAGATGCGGAGTGTGCTTGAGATGATGGAAAAAAGAGGTTGTAAACCCGATATTATTACATATAGAACCATGATTAAAGCTTATTCATTTAAGGGCATGCATAGTCATGTTAAGGAGCTCAGAGAGCTCATCACGATGGTGCAAAGGCCtccattaaaaagaaaaaaacctgACTTTTAA
- the LOC112720650 gene encoding uncharacterized protein isoform X2: protein MLMASVTGIFSPFPPPTISCQLVSKPALALTQNKPDPKSNYSSSSSRKALSSSIKAATEGMDERTRRIAKEVERQKAQEARERKEIMNRKIASQKAVSVILRREATKAIIDSRRRKGPTNPKKLLPRTVLEALHERVTALRWESALKVFAFDKVHCLLSDMAIHSIKPNTVTYNTLIDAYGKAKRFSEMESTLMEMLADRDCQPDVWTMNSTLRTFGNIGQIETMERCYDKFQGAGIQPNVQTFNILLDSYGKAEDYKKMSAVMEYMQKYHYSWTIVTFNIAIDAFGKAGDLKQMEYLFRIMRSERIKPSCVTLCSLVQAYARAGKLEKIDGVLRFVENSDVLLDTIFFNCLVDAYGRLECFAEMRSVLEMMEKRGCKPDIITYRTMIKAYSFKGMHSHVKELRELITMVQRPPLKRKKPDF, encoded by the exons ATGTTAATGGCTTCGGTCACTGGCATCTTTTCTCCTTTCCCTCCACCCACCATTAGCTGTCAGCTCGTTTCGAAACCAGCACTAGCCCTAACCCAGAACAAACCAGACCCAAAATCCAattattcatcttcttcctctaggAAAGCACTGAGCAGTAGCATAAAGGCAGCAACGGAGGGGATGGACGAACGGACGCGAAGGATTGCAAAGGAAGTGGAGAGGCAGAAGGCTCAGGAAGCAAGGGAAAGGAAGGAGATCATGAATAGGAAGATAGCATCGCAGAAAGCTGTGTCGGTTATTCTTCGCAGAGAGGCCACCAAGGCAATAATTGACAGTAGGAGGAGGAAGGGTCCCACCAACCCCAAGAAGCTTCTCCCAAGAACCGTTCTTGAAGCCCTCCATGAAAGGGTCACTGCTCTACGTTGGGAATCTGCTCTCAAG GTTTTTGCGTTTGACAAAGTTCACTGTCTCTTATCTGACATGGCCATTCACAGCATCAAACCTAACACAGTTACTTACAATACCCTAATCGATGCTTATGGGAAGGCAAAAAG GTTTTCAGAAATGGAATCAACACTCATGGAAATGCTTGCAGACCGAGATTGCCAACCAGATGTATGGACTATGAATTCAACGCTTCGTACCTTCGGCAACATAGGGCAAATAGAAACAATGGAGAGGTGTTATGATAAGTTTCAAGGAGCTGGAATCCAACCAAATGTTCAGACTTTTAACATTCTCTTGGATTCCTACGGCAAGGCTGAGGACTACAAGAAGATGAGTGCTGTGATGGAATACATGCAAAAGTACCATTACTCTTGGACAATTGTGACCTTCAACATTGCGATCGATGCTTTTGGAAAGGCCGGGGATCTCAAACAGATGGAGTATTTGTTTAGGATAATGCGGTCAGAGAGGATAAAACCAAGTTGTGTCACACTGTGCTCACTTGTGCAGGCTTATGCGCGAGCAGGTAAACTAGAAAAGATCGACGGCGTCCTCCGTTTTGTCGAGAACTCAGATGTTTTACTTGACACCATTTTCTTCAATTGCTTGGTGGATGCTTATGGTAGGTTGGAGTGTTTCGCTGAGATGCGGAGTGTGCTTGAGATGATGGAAAAAAGAGGTTGTAAACCCGATATTATTACATATAGAACCATGATTAAAGCTTATTCATTTAAGGGCATGCATAGTCATGTTAAGGAGCTCAGAGAGCTCATCACGATGGTGCAAAGGCCtccattaaaaagaaaaaaacctgACTTTTAA
- the LOC112720651 gene encoding BTB/POZ domain-containing protein SR1IP1 gives MIDCDQEKTAAGNLFSNKKGLTFSNMRRTSEWIFSHELPSDITVQVGEDCFLLHKFPLVTKCGYIRKLVSQSSEVDASFIEINDVPGGADAFELAAKFCYGINFEISIENIAILHCVAEYLEMTEDISIGNLASRTESYLNEVALETIPGAVSVLSVSETLFPAAEKAKLVSQCVDAIAYIACKESQFCSSAKSDGGSNDWVMSSSLDSRLRPVVEWWAEDLTVLRIDIFRRVILAMLARGFKQHAIGPILMLYAQKSLRGLEIFGKGWKKIDEPTDEQEKRIVVETIVNLLPNEKNAMSVSFLAMLLRASIYLGTTVSCRLDLERRMAVQLDQAVLDDLLIPSYSYSSDTLFDVDTVQRIMVNYLESDCSIYNGDDEYFLPSRPYLGHVGKLMEGYLAEVASDKNLLVSKFISLAELIPDQERTAEDGMYRAIDIYLKAHPTLSEMERKKICSLMDCQKLSRDACAHAAQNNRLPVQTVVQVLYHEQQRLRETSEEWDRSDSIIIPTTTSNEASNLRRENEELRVEVAKLKMKLKEIQKFALVSASGSSSATNSSASPCFSEKPPLQRKSFMSSVSKKLGRLSPLFQRADYNYAATIPSETKVDKNRRHSIS, from the exons ATGATTGATTGTGATCAAGAGAAAACCGCTGCGGGTAACTTGTTTTCCAATAAGAAGGGCCTTACTTTCAGTAACATGAGGAGGACAAGTGAATG GATTTTTTCCCATGAGCTTCCTAGTGATATCACTGTTCAAGTTGGAGAAGATTGCTTTTTGTTACACAAG TTTCCGTTAGTCACCAAGTGTGGATACATAAGGAAACTTGTGTCACAATCAAGTGAGGTTGATGCTTCCTTCATTGAAATCAATGATGTCCCTGGTGGAGCAGACGCATTTGAACTCGCGGCGAAGTTCTGCTACGGCATAAATTTCGAAATAAGTATCGAAAACATTGCTATACTTCACTGTGTGGCAGAGTATCTTGAAATGACAGAGGATATCTCAATTGGAAACTTGGCGTCAAGGACTGAATCTTACTTGAATGAAGTAGCATTGGAGACCATTCCAGGGGCTGTATCGGTCCTGAGTGTGTCGGAAACTCTGTTTCCAGCTGCGGAGAAGGCGAAATTGGTGAGCCAGTGTGTGGATGCTATTGCATACATAGCCTGCAAGGAAAGCCAGTTTTGTTCGTCGGCTAAAAGTGATGGCGGTAGCAATGATTGGGTCAtgtcttcctccttggattcgcgCCTGCGGCCGGTGGTTGAATGGTGGGCTGAAGATCTAACGGTTCTAAGAATTGATATTTTCCGGAGAGTCATACTTGCAATGCTGGCAAGAGGGTTCAAGCAGCATGCTATTGGTCCTATTCTAATGTTGTATGCACAAAAATCTCTAAGAGGCTTG GAGATATTTGGAAAGGGATGGAAAAAAATTGATGAACCAACGGATGAGCAGGAGAAAAGGATTGTTGTAGAGACAATAGTGAATCTCTTACCAAATGAGAAGAACGCCATGTCAGTTAGCTTTCTCGCTATGCTACTTCGAGCATCCATATATCTTGGAACAACCGTTTCTTGCAGGCTTGATCTGGAGAGGAGGATGGCCGTGCAGTTAGACCAGGCCGTTTTAGATGATCTTCTTATTCCTTCTTATTCATATTCTTCCGACACGTTGTTCGACGTGGATACGGTGCAGCGGATCATGGTGAATTATCTGGAGTCTGATTGTTCAATTTACAACGGAGATGATGAATACTTTTTGCCTTCCCGGCCATACCTCGGCCACGTTGGGAAGTTGATGGAAGGCTACCTTGCTGAAGTAGCCTCAGACAAGAACTTGTTAGTGTCCAAGTTCATCAGTCTTGCTGAATTGATTCCTGATCAAGAAAGAACAGCTGAAGATGGAATGTATAGAGCCATTGACATCTATCTTAAG GCTCATCCTACTCTAAGTGAAATGGAGAGAAAGAAAATTTGCAGTTTGATGGACTGCCAGAAACTATCACGAGATGCATGCGCTCACGCCGCGCAAAACAATCGGCTTCCTGTGCAAACGGTGGTTCAAGTTCTCTACCACGAACAGCAACGCCTTCGCGAAACCAGCGAAGAATGGGATCGTTCTGATTCCATTATTATTCCAACAACAACATCCAATGAAGCATCCAACTTGAGAAGGGAAAATGAAGAGCTTCGAGTCGAGGTTGCAAAATTGAAGATGAAACTAAAAGAGATTCAGAAATTTGCACTTGTATCAGCAAGTGGTAGTAGTTCTGCAACAAATTCTAGTGCTTCGCCTTGTTTCTCTGAGAAGCCTCCCCTTCAACGAAAGTCGTTCATGAGTTCAGTGTCAAAGAAACTTGGTCGCCTTTCGCCGTTATTTCAACGTGCAGATTATAATTATGCTGCCACAATCCCTTCCGAAACGAAAGTAGATAAGAACAGACGCCATTCCATATCTTGA